One genomic segment of Calditrichota bacterium includes these proteins:
- a CDS encoding glycosyltransferase family 4 protein: MKKHKIAIVSPYPLDPAKTTGGIQAVVQNLVSSLKDDPELEIHVLTIDYDRDIPYKPVENVQVHWLPANKARNRLTLFAPEKKWIKQKIDELQPDLVHVHGTDIYGFATRNLGFPTLLTVHGILSKEAKIVEKNLKWRARLLNTVKNKFNHYFENATLRAAKHIIVISPYVEQQIQDRTAATFYHIDNPVDQRFFELDNRANPKQFLFVGMIRARKGVLGLAEAVQKLAEKHPDVKLHLVGKVFEPDYFDLLKKFIFEKHLENNIIYRGRLSDEELFREFENCQAVVMNSIEESSPMVIEQAMAAGKAVVATRVGGIPFLVEHGKSGLLVDYGNRDELAEALDFIYSNPDRAGEMGRYGKKIAEARFRQESIAKNTKDIYLKLIQSRSE, encoded by the coding sequence GTACAAAATCTGGTTTCCAGCCTGAAAGACGACCCGGAATTGGAAATCCATGTTCTGACGATTGATTATGACCGCGATATCCCCTACAAACCTGTTGAAAATGTGCAGGTTCATTGGCTGCCGGCCAATAAGGCGCGGAACCGTCTGACGCTATTTGCCCCCGAGAAAAAATGGATCAAACAAAAAATTGATGAGCTCCAACCCGATTTGGTTCATGTGCACGGCACGGATATTTACGGATTTGCCACACGAAACCTTGGTTTCCCGACCCTTCTGACCGTGCACGGAATTCTCTCAAAAGAAGCAAAAATCGTCGAAAAGAATTTAAAATGGCGTGCCAGGCTTTTAAACACCGTCAAAAATAAGTTTAATCATTATTTTGAAAATGCCACGCTGAGGGCGGCCAAACACATTATCGTCATTTCTCCTTACGTGGAGCAGCAAATACAGGATCGAACGGCGGCTACCTTTTACCACATTGACAACCCGGTGGATCAACGGTTCTTTGAACTGGACAATCGGGCGAACCCTAAGCAATTTCTTTTTGTGGGAATGATTCGTGCCAGAAAAGGGGTTTTGGGCCTGGCGGAAGCCGTTCAAAAATTGGCTGAGAAACATCCGGATGTGAAATTGCACCTGGTTGGTAAAGTTTTTGAACCGGACTATTTTGATTTGTTGAAAAAGTTTATCTTTGAAAAACACCTTGAGAACAACATTATTTATCGCGGGAGGCTTTCCGACGAGGAGCTGTTCCGCGAATTTGAAAACTGCCAGGCGGTGGTGATGAATTCCATTGAGGAATCGTCTCCGATGGTTATTGAACAGGCCATGGCCGCCGGAAAGGCCGTAGTGGCCACACGCGTGGGAGGAATTCCGTTTTTGGTGGAACACGGAAAATCCGGGCTTTTGGTGGACTACGGAAACCGGGATGAGCTGGCCGAAGCACTTGATTTTATTTACTCAAACCCGGACCGGGCCGGAGAAATGGGGCGGTACGGCAAAAAAATAGCCGAGGCCCGGTTCCGGCAGGAAAGTATTGCGAAAAATACAAAAGATATTTATTTAAAATTAATTCAATCCCGATCTGAATAG